In Desulforhopalus sp., a single window of DNA contains:
- a CDS encoding ATP-binding protein, translating to MEISHYKKVWWRLISVFCFLTIVPVTILILVTTSSLRDAAIEKIEVSIGRLIEHKKDVVALFLKEKEDLLTMIVGMYPVSFLGQQENLDKLFIAINKAGGIVDLHVINSSGKQMAYVGPYAESLVGKNYYDTQWFQDVLIGGSHVSDVFLGFRNVPHFVVAVSDPLKTYVLRATINSDQFNKLLLSSQMGPHGESFIVNKEGVLQTPSRSGQTELTSEDRLLLEHHEGTKTINREGSGVVDTADKASTTNLEAVAITKRSETIIATRWVKDGQWCLIVKALVDDSLGPYYRLSKSIIIGIISTSAIFLLIAGILISYFLQRIEKEDRKRSELGLQLVQMEKMATVGRLAAGIAHEINNPLQMITSQAGWIGELLPEEDPDKIKNLGEYQKSIEQIKQHVRRAGAITHRLLGFSRKISAEKENVQINHLIEEAISFVERDAGYNNIVIVRKFAEDLPGTTTDGPQLQQVFLNLINNAIDELDQDGVLQISTSVDGNNLVAEFADSGHGIKPENLKRIFDPFFTTKDPGKGTGLGLYISYDIVKKLGGTISAANRTSGGAVFTVVLPIVNLGSGQ from the coding sequence ATGGAAATAAGCCACTACAAAAAGGTATGGTGGCGATTGATCAGTGTTTTTTGTTTTCTGACAATCGTGCCGGTGACTATTTTGATTCTGGTGACCACCAGTAGTCTTCGTGATGCGGCGATCGAGAAAATCGAAGTGTCAATCGGCAGGTTAATTGAGCATAAAAAGGACGTTGTCGCCCTCTTTCTCAAGGAAAAAGAAGACCTACTGACGATGATCGTCGGCATGTATCCAGTTTCCTTTCTCGGTCAGCAGGAAAACCTTGATAAGCTGTTCATCGCCATTAATAAGGCTGGTGGCATTGTCGATTTGCATGTTATCAATTCTTCCGGCAAGCAAATGGCCTATGTCGGCCCGTACGCTGAGAGCCTTGTCGGGAAAAATTATTATGATACCCAATGGTTTCAGGATGTTTTGATTGGCGGCAGCCATGTCAGTGATGTCTTTCTGGGTTTCCGCAATGTACCGCACTTCGTGGTGGCGGTGTCTGATCCTTTGAAGACGTATGTGCTGCGGGCGACGATCAATTCCGATCAGTTCAATAAACTTCTCCTCAGCTCGCAGATGGGCCCGCATGGAGAGTCTTTTATCGTCAATAAAGAAGGTGTGCTCCAGACACCAAGCCGATCGGGACAGACTGAGTTGACCAGTGAAGACAGGCTTCTCCTGGAACACCATGAAGGGACCAAAACAATCAATCGAGAAGGAAGCGGGGTCGTCGACACTGCGGATAAAGCCTCGACCACCAACTTGGAAGCAGTGGCGATCACTAAAAGAAGCGAGACCATCATTGCCACCAGATGGGTGAAGGACGGCCAATGGTGCCTCATTGTCAAGGCCTTGGTCGATGATTCACTCGGACCGTATTACCGTCTCAGTAAAAGTATTATTATCGGGATTATTTCAACAAGTGCAATCTTTCTTCTTATTGCCGGCATACTGATCAGCTATTTTTTACAGCGGATCGAGAAAGAGGATCGCAAGCGCTCTGAACTTGGTCTTCAGTTGGTGCAGATGGAGAAGATGGCTACGGTTGGCCGGCTCGCCGCCGGAATTGCCCATGAGATTAACAATCCGCTGCAGATGATCACCAGTCAGGCCGGGTGGATTGGCGAATTGCTGCCGGAAGAGGACCCGGACAAGATCAAGAATCTTGGCGAATATCAAAAATCCATAGAACAGATCAAACAACACGTGCGTCGGGCTGGGGCAATCACCCATCGGCTTCTCGGATTTTCGCGAAAGATATCGGCGGAGAAAGAGAATGTGCAAATCAATCATTTAATTGAAGAAGCTATTTCCTTTGTCGAAAGAGATGCCGGATATAATAATATCGTCATCGTCAGAAAGTTCGCCGAGGATCTGCCTGGCACCACAACCGACGGACCTCAGCTGCAGCAGGTGTTTCTAAATCTCATCAATAATGCCATTGATGAATTGGATCAGGACGGGGTGCTGCAGATTAGCACCTCGGTAGATGGTAATAATCTGGTTGCCGAGTTTGCCGACAGCGGCCACGGCATTAAGCCTGAAAATCTGAAACGAATTTTCGATCCTTTTTTTACCACCAAAGATCCGGGCAAGGGAACCGGACTTGGACTCTATATCAGTTATGACATTGTCAAGAAGCTCGGCGGAACCATAAGTGCCGCCAACAGGACCAGCGGAGGTGCGGTCTTTACCGTTGTTTTACCGATTGTTAACCTCGGATCGGGGCAGTGA
- a CDS encoding CBS domain-containing protein: MSTENQTVRDIMIPLSGFPCMKESGTVQEAIQQLRSFCPIGSSGPCGFSELMVVDDQGGLIGRVTQQGILKVLFATLLEPVDIKSFEGKTAEFSDLSTLLNGVLIKEGVHHLNASLSAVIEKNVRVLPAVTDLLHAMAVMVICKETVLPVEENGKLVGVIKLAEVFGALGDKLIAMNGK, translated from the coding sequence GTGAGTACTGAAAACCAGACGGTACGAGACATCATGATACCCCTGTCCGGCTTTCCCTGCATGAAGGAGAGCGGCACGGTGCAGGAGGCCATTCAACAGCTTCGGTCGTTTTGTCCGATCGGCAGCTCCGGTCCCTGTGGCTTTAGTGAACTGATGGTTGTCGACGACCAGGGCGGCTTGATTGGCCGGGTTACCCAACAGGGCATCCTCAAGGTGCTTTTTGCCACCCTGCTGGAACCGGTCGATATTAAGAGCTTTGAAGGCAAGACCGCGGAATTTAGTGACCTGTCAACCCTGCTCAACGGCGTGCTGATCAAAGAAGGTGTCCACCATCTGAATGCTTCCTTGTCGGCAGTTATAGAGAAAAACGTTCGGGTGCTGCCCGCGGTAACCGATCTCCTGCATGCTATGGCGGTCATGGTCATCTGCAAGGAAACAGTGTTGCCGGTTGAAGAAAACGGCAAGTTGGTGGGTGTGATCAAGCTTGCCGAGGTCTTCGGAGCCCTCGGCGATAAACTTATAGCAATGAATGGCAAATAG
- a CDS encoding CBS domain-containing protein, with the protein MERYLVKDLMVPISEYATVTVGTTFLEALQVLEKAQEAYTVSKYQHRAILVLDSTGSVVGKISQLRALKAIQPEVEVTGEIDEIRHFRFSENYLTDLRDRYRLQGKIIKKETLIEAAEKKVEEFMQAPTPGEFVSEDCTLDIAIHRLIAGGHMSLLVIREKRIIGVLRVSDVFAALFHGMMAAEA; encoded by the coding sequence ATGGAACGCTATCTTGTGAAGGATTTGATGGTCCCCATTTCTGAGTATGCCACGGTAACGGTGGGTACAACTTTTCTTGAAGCTCTACAGGTGCTGGAAAAGGCTCAGGAAGCCTATACTGTCAGCAAGTATCAGCACCGGGCCATATTGGTTCTCGATTCAACAGGGAGTGTGGTCGGGAAAATTAGCCAGCTTCGAGCTTTGAAAGCCATACAGCCGGAAGTCGAGGTGACCGGGGAAATCGATGAAATTCGTCATTTTCGCTTCAGTGAAAACTACCTGACTGACCTCAGGGACAGATATCGTTTGCAGGGAAAAATCATCAAGAAAGAAACCCTGATAGAGGCGGCGGAAAAAAAAGTTGAAGAATTTATGCAGGCCCCCACGCCCGGCGAATTCGTCTCTGAGGACTGCACTCTTGATATCGCTATTCATAGATTAATAGCCGGTGGCCACATGTCATTGCTGGTGATCCGGGAAAAGAGGATCATTGGCGTTCTGCGAGTCTCCGATGTTTTTGCCGCGCTTTTTCATGGGATGATGGCGGCCGAAGCATAG
- a CDS encoding NifB/NifX family molybdenum-iron cluster-binding protein — MKEKTKILITAQGDFVAQRFDLAAEVVIATVENGEPAGKSRTIIMDRPSPEDLCNMIMEEDIAMVICGGIEDRHYQFLTWKKIEVIDSVIGDYQSVLKKAIAGDLQSGDLLLLARGDLSL; from the coding sequence ATGAAGGAGAAAACAAAGATCCTTATCACTGCTCAGGGAGATTTTGTTGCCCAGCGTTTTGATTTGGCCGCCGAGGTGGTAATCGCCACGGTCGAAAACGGCGAACCGGCCGGTAAATCGCGAACCATCATCATGGATCGACCGTCACCGGAAGATCTCTGCAATATGATAATGGAGGAAGATATTGCCATGGTGATCTGCGGTGGCATTGAAGACCGGCATTATCAGTTTCTCACCTGGAAGAAAATAGAGGTGATAGATTCTGTTATAGGCGATTATCAGTCGGTTCTGAAAAAAGCCATTGCCGGCGATCTTCAATCGGGTGATCTGTTATTGCTGGCACGAGGGGACTTGAGCTTGTGA
- a CDS encoding SLC13 family permease translates to MSSTYVEAAEAKAPFDWKRVFFLVLGVVLFCVIYYSPAWPDAVDPMGKHFNLSVEGKGALAVFALAATWWIFEVLPIGVTGIAIGVVQAMFLIRKPEVAFKDFMDPSVLFIFGSIVIGLVFTKSGLTKRMAYKMLSIVGEKTSMIYLGCFVMTVALTHLMAHTAVAATMFPLLMAINALYSDDDRPTKFGKGLFIGMAYVAGAGSIITLLGSARAAVAIAFFKEMTGKEVSFFELTYYLLPLGWLMTFLIWGMIMVLCKPEKAVIPGLKEKAKRMYSELGGWSKNEILTLVIVLSVIIIIAAKNWVPALKTIDKTAILLTSTLLFFVLNILKVEDLEDIPWNIILLFGGAMSIGFCLWQTHAAEWLAVNWLALFKDASGIVFILGIAFFVMVMTNFIMNVAAIAISLPVALVIAPYLGVAGEVIFYASLATAGMPFFLLIGAAPNAIAYGSKQFSAGEFFRYGIMASVVLMIAVWICVQIIWPVMGMPILLAK, encoded by the coding sequence ATGTCATCTACATATGTTGAGGCGGCGGAGGCCAAGGCTCCGTTTGACTGGAAGAGGGTGTTTTTCCTCGTTCTGGGGGTTGTTCTGTTTTGTGTTATTTATTATTCCCCGGCCTGGCCGGATGCCGTCGACCCGATGGGCAAGCATTTCAACCTAAGCGTTGAAGGGAAAGGCGCTCTGGCGGTTTTTGCCCTGGCCGCCACCTGGTGGATCTTTGAGGTGCTGCCGATCGGTGTCACCGGTATCGCCATCGGTGTCGTTCAGGCGATGTTTCTTATCAGAAAGCCGGAAGTCGCCTTTAAGGACTTCATGGACCCCTCGGTCCTCTTTATCTTTGGTTCCATAGTTATCGGCCTGGTCTTTACCAAGAGCGGCCTGACCAAGAGAATGGCCTATAAGATGCTGTCGATCGTCGGCGAAAAGACCAGTATGATCTATCTCGGCTGCTTCGTTATGACCGTGGCCTTGACCCATTTGATGGCCCATACCGCGGTTGCCGCCACCATGTTCCCCTTGCTCATGGCCATTAACGCCCTGTATTCTGATGACGACCGGCCAACCAAATTCGGCAAAGGCCTCTTTATCGGTATGGCCTATGTAGCTGGTGCCGGGAGTATTATCACCCTGCTTGGATCCGCCCGTGCCGCCGTGGCCATCGCCTTCTTCAAGGAGATGACCGGTAAAGAGGTAAGCTTCTTCGAGTTAACCTACTATCTCTTGCCACTAGGTTGGCTGATGACCTTCTTGATCTGGGGCATGATAATGGTGCTTTGCAAGCCGGAGAAGGCAGTTATCCCCGGTTTGAAGGAAAAGGCAAAGCGTATGTATTCAGAACTGGGTGGATGGAGCAAAAATGAGATCCTGACCCTGGTGATTGTTCTCTCGGTTATTATCATCATTGCCGCCAAAAACTGGGTACCTGCTCTGAAAACAATCGACAAAACCGCCATTCTACTTACTTCCACACTGCTGTTCTTTGTTCTCAATATTCTAAAAGTTGAGGACCTTGAGGATATCCCTTGGAATATTATCCTCCTCTTCGGTGGAGCCATGTCCATCGGCTTCTGTCTGTGGCAGACCCATGCCGCCGAATGGCTGGCCGTCAACTGGCTGGCTTTGTTCAAAGACGCCTCGGGAATCGTATTCATCCTTGGCATCGCCTTCTTTGTCATGGTTATGACCAACTTCATCATGAACGTTGCTGCCATCGCCATCTCCCTGCCGGTGGCCCTGGTTATCGCTCCCTATCTTGGGGTGGCCGGCGAGGTAATCTTCTACGCTTCGCTTGCTACCGCCGGTATGCCGTTCTTCCTGCTCATCGGTGCGGCTCCGAATGCCATTGCCTACGGCTCCAAGCAGTTCAGTGCCGGTGAGTTCTTTCGCTACGGTATTATGGCCAGCGTCGTGCTGATGATCGCCGTATGGATTTGCGTCCAGATCATCTGGCCGGTCATGGGTATGCCGATATTATTAGCGAAGTAA
- a CDS encoding transferase, translating into MKELEILFNRIVQRININLRELHFDVSPFAVTLFPSDQMSKFYAFYGITPGHPLDLHFEHSALAGSYFLGKCRVRNSLLYKSDIRGDELKRKDQNIRFDRFTLTMSKDELIDIEDSALVKTLVHNYSHDPETPEKFYIKDTLAMDYSNIHGSPCDGSFLGPFATVDLTTMRDCVIGTYSYIQAGEISHMDISPGTIWVNSPGNFNFYYKYPTDTLAEYVSLSPEKVPWGILVDFIEQRKAEFQRVFDYANIEAIESVPKSSSLDRYAVVLPNMRIADNVLVSQRAYLENSSLGKGSNAQENCFIINSSLEGYNVTAHGAKIVEADMGRGCFVGFNSFLFGKKQARLKVGKGCIIMPHTIIDIEEPLAVPPEHFVWGLIRNAAELAENSISLEELGTLRGAFSKGRMHFEGDGMLLFKAFKDRIFHILDVNGAFFENGEKAGHAQKNQRLSLNTIQPFQFGHMEGMYPNIRIFP; encoded by the coding sequence ATGAAAGAACTGGAAATACTCTTCAACAGGATAGTTCAACGGATCAATATCAATCTTCGCGAACTTCATTTTGACGTCAGTCCCTTCGCGGTCACCCTTTTTCCGTCGGACCAGATGAGTAAGTTTTATGCCTTTTACGGCATTACTCCGGGCCATCCCCTCGATCTGCACTTCGAGCACTCAGCTTTGGCCGGCAGCTATTTCCTCGGCAAATGCCGAGTCAGAAATTCTTTGCTCTACAAAAGCGATATCCGTGGCGATGAATTGAAGCGCAAGGATCAGAACATCCGCTTCGACCGGTTTACCCTGACCATGAGCAAGGATGAACTTATCGATATTGAAGATAGCGCGTTAGTCAAGACCCTTGTCCATAACTATTCCCATGATCCCGAAACTCCTGAGAAATTCTATATTAAAGATACCTTGGCCATGGATTATTCGAATATCCATGGTTCGCCATGCGATGGCTCATTCCTCGGCCCTTTTGCCACCGTGGATCTGACCACCATGCGTGATTGTGTGATCGGTACCTATTCGTATATCCAGGCCGGAGAGATTTCCCACATGGATATTTCTCCTGGAACAATTTGGGTGAACAGTCCCGGAAATTTTAATTTTTATTATAAATATCCTACGGATACTTTGGCGGAATACGTCTCTCTTTCCCCCGAAAAAGTGCCGTGGGGGATTCTCGTCGACTTTATTGAACAGCGCAAGGCCGAGTTTCAAAGGGTCTTCGATTATGCCAATATTGAGGCGATTGAGTCGGTTCCCAAATCGTCCTCCCTGGATCGCTATGCCGTAGTTCTGCCGAATATGCGGATTGCCGACAATGTTCTTGTTTCGCAGCGGGCATATCTTGAAAATTCGAGCCTCGGTAAAGGCTCGAACGCCCAGGAAAATTGTTTCATTATCAATTCATCTCTTGAAGGCTATAACGTCACCGCCCATGGAGCGAAGATTGTTGAGGCGGATATGGGCAGAGGGTGCTTTGTTGGCTTCAACAGCTTCCTGTTTGGTAAAAAACAGGCGAGGCTGAAAGTCGGCAAAGGCTGCATCATTATGCCCCATACCATTATTGATATTGAAGAGCCGTTGGCAGTCCCCCCCGAACATTTTGTCTGGGGTTTGATCCGTAATGCTGCTGAGCTCGCTGAAAACAGTATTTCCCTGGAGGAATTGGGTACTTTGCGGGGAGCGTTCTCTAAAGGGAGGATGCATTTCGAGGGAGATGGCATGCTCTTATTCAAGGCTTTTAAGGACCGTATTTTTCACATACTTGATGTCAATGGCGCTTTTTTTGAAAATGGAGAAAAGGCAGGGCACGCCCAGAAAAACCAGAGGTTGTCCCTTAACACCATTCAGCCTTTCCAGTTTGGTCATATGGAGGGGATGTATCCGAATATTAGAATCTTTCCTTGA
- a CDS encoding sigma 54-interacting transcriptional regulator translates to MMRKTFAVPGVIALDDLLAGFPHAAACLDEGFKIVAVNNRFEAMTGYGRDVAVGVYADFIVRSNMGNSRGQVFQKVAESGEAASIEGDIINRSRKKVAVRFTVSRLRTKRGGRSKGLLLVLEDISGQQTSSQGVRLGGGRASDIIGHSPKMQAIFDIMPLMAHTEASILITGETGTGKDKIAETIHRNSSRGKYQFVKINCGALPPELLESELFGHVKGAFTGAVRDKQGMFKLADKGTIFLTEIGDMPLPLQVKLLSVLDDRAFYPVGGERKEKVDVRVIAATHRSLHDQVERRVFREDLFYRLNVLHIHLPPLREREGDIRFLLDYFLQDYATRLGKEVQTFSESALVHLLAYPYPGNIRELRNIVEYCANVCRKQDIGKDDLPRYLFDRLPVSRSADGLPVKPEPTGEVMRAVGDGAKKEIPITPATGRRVGGDNWTAIEKEMILQALTAGKGNRQKAAELLGWGRTTLWRKIRQYDLA, encoded by the coding sequence ATGATGAGAAAAACCTTTGCCGTGCCTGGCGTAATCGCCCTTGACGACCTTTTGGCGGGATTTCCCCATGCTGCTGCCTGTCTTGATGAGGGCTTCAAAATCGTTGCCGTCAATAATCGGTTCGAGGCAATGACTGGCTATGGCCGCGATGTTGCGGTTGGCGTATATGCTGACTTTATTGTCCGCAGCAACATGGGCAATAGCCGGGGGCAAGTTTTTCAGAAGGTCGCCGAAAGTGGTGAGGCGGCATCCATTGAGGGAGATATCATCAACCGAAGCCGCAAAAAGGTTGCAGTGCGCTTTACCGTTTCCCGGTTGCGGACCAAGCGTGGTGGCCGGTCAAAAGGATTATTGTTGGTCTTAGAAGATATCTCTGGCCAGCAGACATCATCGCAAGGAGTTCGTTTAGGCGGAGGCCGGGCTTCAGATATCATCGGTCACAGTCCGAAGATGCAGGCGATTTTCGACATCATGCCGCTTATGGCCCACACCGAAGCGTCGATCCTTATAACCGGTGAGACTGGTACCGGCAAGGACAAGATCGCCGAGACCATTCATCGTAATTCATCGCGGGGCAAATACCAGTTCGTCAAGATCAATTGTGGTGCTCTGCCTCCTGAACTTCTCGAGTCCGAGTTGTTCGGCCATGTCAAGGGGGCCTTTACTGGAGCGGTTCGAGACAAACAGGGGATGTTTAAACTGGCGGACAAAGGAACGATTTTTCTCACTGAGATCGGCGATATGCCCCTGCCGTTGCAAGTCAAGTTGCTGTCGGTCCTTGATGACCGGGCCTTCTATCCGGTTGGCGGTGAACGGAAGGAAAAGGTTGATGTCCGAGTCATTGCCGCCACCCACCGTTCCCTTCACGACCAGGTCGAACGCCGGGTATTTCGCGAAGACCTGTTCTATCGCCTGAATGTGCTGCATATTCATCTGCCACCACTGCGCGAGCGAGAAGGGGATATCCGTTTCCTTCTTGATTATTTCCTTCAGGATTACGCGACCAGGTTGGGCAAAGAGGTCCAGACCTTTTCAGAATCCGCCTTGGTCCATCTTCTTGCTTACCCTTATCCCGGCAACATCCGAGAACTGCGAAATATAGTCGAATACTGCGCAAATGTTTGCCGTAAACAGGATATAGGTAAGGACGATCTTCCTCGTTACTTATTTGACCGGTTGCCTGTGTCCCGGTCTGCTGACGGTTTGCCGGTCAAACCAGAGCCGACAGGAGAGGTAATGCGGGCGGTTGGGGATGGTGCAAAGAAAGAAATACCAATTACCCCAGCAACAGGGCGACGGGTCGGTGGCGATAACTGGACGGCGATTGAGAAGGAGATGATTCTTCAGGCCCTTACCGCCGGTAAGGGCAATCGGCAAAAAGCAGCGGAACTGCTGGGTTGGGGGCGGACTACCCTCTGGCGGAAAATTCGTCAATACGATCTGGCATGA
- a CDS encoding response regulator gives MREFNVLVVDDEQEFRDITIKRLEKRGLKVKGAESGEKALEILEHSYTDVVLLDVKMPGLDGIETLRRIRTLKPLVEVVLLTGHASVDSGIEGMKLGAFDYLMKPIDLEPLVEKLSDAYEKKRLHQDKIEQAEIKRNLSRPA, from the coding sequence ATGAGAGAGTTTAATGTACTGGTAGTCGATGATGAACAGGAGTTTCGCGATATTACAATAAAAAGACTAGAAAAACGCGGCTTGAAGGTGAAAGGCGCGGAAAGTGGAGAAAAGGCCCTGGAGATCCTCGAACACAGCTATACCGATGTTGTTCTCCTTGATGTGAAAATGCCGGGTTTGGATGGCATCGAGACCTTGCGGCGGATTCGTACCCTGAAACCTTTGGTCGAGGTGGTCCTGCTGACCGGTCATGCCTCGGTTGATTCGGGAATTGAGGGCATGAAACTCGGGGCCTTTGATTATTTAATGAAACCTATCGATCTTGAACCGCTTGTCGAGAAGTTGTCCGATGCATACGAGAAGAAACGGCTTCATCAGGATAAAATCGAACAAGCGGAAATAAAAAGGAACTTATCCAGGCCCGCCTGA
- a CDS encoding response regulator → MENELKAKVLLVDDEEDFLATLAERLESRGLKVNAVTSGEQAVAKAEKEGFDLIVLDLAMPGMDGLETLKRIKAKQPEAEIIILSGQGSIKTSIEAMKLGAGDFMEKPVKISELLDKISEAKDKRLLVLESKSVKEIEKILKSKGW, encoded by the coding sequence ATGGAAAATGAACTGAAAGCCAAGGTGCTGTTGGTCGATGATGAAGAGGACTTCCTGGCAACGCTGGCCGAACGCCTTGAGTCCAGGGGCCTGAAGGTCAATGCCGTAACCAGCGGTGAACAGGCGGTGGCGAAGGCGGAGAAAGAGGGCTTCGATCTCATCGTCCTCGACCTGGCCATGCCGGGCATGGACGGTCTTGAGACCCTGAAGCGGATCAAGGCCAAACAGCCGGAGGCGGAGATCATCATCCTCAGCGGTCAGGGCTCAATCAAGACGAGCATTGAGGCAATGAAGCTCGGGGCCGGCGACTTTATGGAAAAACCGGTCAAAATCTCCGAGCTGCTCGATAAAATCAGCGAGGCCAAGGACAAACGCTTGCTGGTTCTTGAGTCGAAGAGCGTCAAGGAGATTGAGAAAATTCTGAAATCGAAAGGCTGGTAA
- a CDS encoding sigma-54 dependent transcriptional regulator codes for MNTTNKAESTIKNIMVVDDDNYLLMAIGQTLTLSGYIVHTHTSPIEALEHLRDLEYAAVISDIKMPAMDGLQFLVHVKAIDPELPVILITGHGDIALAVTAIQSGAYDFLQKPVDEDTLLACLVRAVEKRQLVLENRRLSTTLVEQREDLTRFYGLIGNHPAMHRLYDIIKAVAVETDPVMIHGETGTGKELVARAIHEIGSRADQPFVAVNMGAMPSEMIESELFGYVKGAFTGAAQRKIGKFEFARNGTLFLDEICSLPISLQAKLLRVLEEKAITPLGSNTALPIGARIVAATNKDLEKEIAKETFRQDLYFRLNVLPVHIQPLRERKEDIPLLVEFFRQEYSYGKMQAPAPFSPETIREINENPWPGNVRELRNHVRRLCILGSLDSEKSSEDSICHRPPELEKKLPLKEFLDQTEKAYIIDILSETKGQVAPTYGRLGISRKSFYDKINKFGIDLNSFRKMAKSAD; via the coding sequence ATGAACACTACCAACAAAGCCGAATCCACAATAAAGAACATAATGGTCGTCGACGACGATAATTACCTGCTGATGGCCATCGGTCAGACCTTGACCCTGTCCGGTTATATCGTCCATACCCATACTTCGCCGATCGAGGCCCTCGAACACCTGAGGGACCTCGAATATGCAGCAGTAATCAGTGACATCAAGATGCCGGCCATGGACGGGTTACAATTTCTTGTCCATGTCAAGGCGATCGATCCGGAGCTGCCGGTCATCTTGATCACCGGTCACGGAGATATTGCCCTGGCCGTTACCGCCATCCAAAGTGGTGCCTATGATTTCCTGCAAAAACCGGTCGACGAAGACACCCTTTTGGCCTGTCTGGTGCGGGCTGTTGAGAAACGCCAGCTGGTTCTTGAAAATCGCCGGCTGAGCACGACTTTGGTCGAGCAACGTGAGGACCTGACCCGTTTCTACGGCCTCATCGGCAACCATCCTGCTATGCACCGTCTCTATGATATCATCAAAGCGGTGGCAGTTGAGACCGATCCGGTAATGATCCACGGCGAAACCGGTACTGGTAAGGAACTGGTTGCCAGAGCAATTCATGAAATCGGCTCCCGGGCTGATCAGCCCTTTGTCGCGGTGAATATGGGGGCAATGCCGTCGGAGATGATCGAGTCGGAACTTTTCGGTTATGTCAAAGGGGCCTTTACCGGAGCGGCGCAGCGAAAAATCGGCAAATTTGAATTCGCCAGGAACGGCACCTTGTTTCTTGATGAAATCTGCAGCTTGCCCATCTCACTGCAGGCGAAGCTGCTGAGGGTCCTTGAAGAAAAGGCCATCACCCCGCTCGGCAGCAACACCGCGCTGCCTATCGGGGCACGCATCGTTGCCGCCACCAACAAGGATCTGGAAAAGGAAATCGCCAAAGAAACCTTTCGTCAAGATCTCTACTTCCGGTTGAATGTCCTGCCGGTACACATTCAACCCCTGCGGGAGAGAAAAGAAGACATCCCCCTCCTGGTCGAGTTCTTTCGGCAGGAGTACAGCTACGGCAAGATGCAGGCTCCGGCCCCGTTCAGTCCGGAAACCATCCGCGAAATCAACGAAAATCCCTGGCCCGGCAATGTCCGTGAACTGCGCAACCACGTGCGCAGGCTGTGCATCCTCGGCTCCCTTGACAGCGAAAAAAGCAGCGAAGACAGCATATGCCACCGCCCACCCGAGCTGGAAAAGAAACTACCGCTGAAAGAGTTCCTCGATCAGACCGAGAAGGCGTATATAATCGATATACTGAGTGAAACAAAGGGACAGGTTGCCCCAACCTATGGGAGGCTGGGGATTTCCCGGAAGAGCTTCTACGACAAGATCAATAAGTTCGGGATCGATCTCAACTCTTTCAGGAAAATGGCAAAAAGCGCCGATTGA
- a CDS encoding response regulator has product MMRVLVVDDEVEFASTLTERLCLRKIKAESVFCGEDVLPAVSRFQPAVIILDLDMPDITGFELLSRIKVVDPTIEVILLTGHGSFEAGITGMELGAFDYITKPVDLNQLMGKISEAYKKQKSV; this is encoded by the coding sequence ATGATGAGGGTCCTGGTTGTAGACGATGAGGTGGAATTCGCCTCTACTCTTACCGAACGTCTGTGCTTAAGAAAGATCAAGGCGGAAAGTGTCTTTTGCGGCGAAGATGTTCTGCCGGCCGTTTCTCGTTTTCAGCCGGCCGTTATTATCCTCGATCTCGATATGCCCGATATCACCGGCTTTGAACTTTTGTCACGGATCAAGGTGGTTGATCCAACTATTGAGGTGATCCTTCTCACCGGTCACGGCTCCTTTGAGGCAGGGATTACCGGCATGGAACTCGGTGCCTTTGATTATATCACAAAACCGGTCGATCTTAACCAGCTTATGGGTAAAATCTCCGAGGCTTACAAAAAGCAGAAAAGCGTTTAG